The DNA window gacaacagaaaactaattaacttttactacatcgactcagccgggaatcgaaccaggaCTTCAGAGTTGcctacctatgaaaaccggtgtacacaccattcgaccatggaggtcgttaaACAcgtgacaataataataatcaacccGTTCCGTCTTCAGAAGGTTGTAATCCTGattgtaaatatactacagaatgtctatACAAGGTCCAcagctttttgtcattagacaatacaaaccgctatgtccctgcgttttaaatctgtaatatcttcgaaaatattcatttaaactgCATGCTATAAggtcatattgatctatattgaatgcacaatgtatttaaggtactttaaTCAAGAAGGATTAATATTGTATTGCTCAAAACCTCTCCGAAAATAaaccattatttctcgtaaaaagtaaacgataaaaaatattttaggttattatatatatgggaTAGACAGcgcagtttttttttgtaatttttgagGTGTATAATACTGTTGTACactattttgatctatctcgtagggctCAGCCATCGTTTGCATTgtcgacaacatcacattagaaacctaaAGTTATCAGTAATTGAATCACCCTATAAAATCTGTTGAatgatttcaaagatctaagcaaacatagggacagacagacagcggagAAGACTTTCTTAGTTATAATTAGAACCATCAGGAAAAATtcctaacataaaaaatatcacataaagTTGTATCTTATAAGCGAGATCCGCTGTTGTAATTTTGTTTCTCTTGCAGCCAAGCCATTTTGAAGCTGCTAGAAGCGGCTGATGctgtcaaatattattacaaccAAATGCCGTTTGAAATGCAAGCCGATGCTCCACAAGCTAAAGGTATGCTCAGTTGGATTGGAGCAGACAACAGGGGTCTGTTATAACTGGTCCATATTTgtcccaatttttttttcaaagttctCCTCTTGCCTTCAGTCACCACGTTAATTATTAATaccaaaacaattaataaataatcaaactaTCTATATCTCTATATCTTAGgaatattagtttttaaaagtaGCTGAAATTTCGTCGTGAAAAATGTAAAAGAGGGGTCATTTCAtgtcttttattttgattacaagATTACAAGATGAGTGGGAAGGAGTTTCGACACTTCTTAAGATCAAAAAATGCGCAATGTTGaaattatgttgtatttatgtgtacaaagttaattaaagttataactaaacatttaaaagaaataaaattcatcaaacttcattttcattttttcctttagattcttacataataagtattaaagGGGTCggccttttttaaatttttttataatacgggAGGTATAATGGCGAAAGTAGCCTTACCAAATAAATGCTGAAATTTATGGATTGCTTATGGTCACTAATTCTTTAATTGTTTTGGGATCTTTCTTCTATTTTAATGCGTCTTATAATCAATGAGTTTTAATAACAGTTACAAAGAAAGTCATCTTCACTCCGAAACTCGGACGGACAACCGATAATCAAGAGAAGAGATTCGAAAACGTGGAGTTTACTCCAAGATTAGGGAGGAAGTTGGCGGAGAAGATGGCAGCCACGTCTGATGATGAGAGGTACTgtataatgtaaagtaacatCTTGGAAATGTTCCATTAGTGAGCTAATTATTCCATTAACTTTGAGgggaaggattttttttatggaatagtttgaaCGAGcattgggccacctgataataagtggtcaccatcacccatagacaatgacgctgtaagaaatattaactattcctcacatcttcaatgcgccaccaaccttgggaataaaGATGCTACatcctgtgcctgtagttacactggctcactcacccttcaaaccggaacacaacaatactgcgtgcactcactcgcccttcaaatcggaacacaacaatactgcgtgctGTTGtatagtggtagaatatctgatgggtgggtagtacctacccagaattTGGAATTTATTCCACCACCTTTGCGAAATGTAGTTTGATAGGTATGTGGCAAAATTAcattgatattagacacatgcaggtttcctcacgatattttccttcacgaggtgtattataaatgcaaattaaccACATACATTTCGTAAATACATATTGTGCAATGTTATAGTAAGGCTACCTGTAAATAGTAAAACATTTGCCGAGATAATTTTGagatgtaattttgttttttatatcatattgtatctactgttggttgtaaattaattacgttTCGGTAGTTCTTTATACATACctatctataaaattttattcaataaaagctTTACTAacgtaagaattaataatattaaatatatatataaatatgtagtaaaactagttactgtataaatcttgaccgcgtggaacggtggcaagaatgctagcagcatttccccgttgaatcgcaattccgatcctttgggcaaaaaacgaaccaaaaAAGCCTATCTATATAGTCACCGCTCAtaacatattcttttttttctataaataattatgagacaacatgaCATACATTCCTCTGATCTTGTgtgatggaaaatcagaagtaacgacggcacaaacacccagacccaaaacaacagaaaactaatgaactttttctacttcgactcggctgggaatcgtaCCACGGACCTTGTAGGTGTACACTACCGCGGAGGTCATGTAATGTAATTCTCCATCATTTTCAGTTACTACCCAGAATCAGCAAGAATGAACTTGCGCCCCAGTTACTTCTCACCGAGACTCGGAAGAAACTTCAATTTATCACCCAAGTTTCCACGTGAACTTATTTATGGTAAGTTTAAGTTAAGTATGAGTTAAGTGACAACCCATATTCATGCTTTGGGAAAGACTGCCCATTCCTGTCATCGTCCCGATTGAGCTGGCTGCCTTTTTCTGCACTTATAAACCTTACCAAATGGGCATGGCCCCTAAAAGATCTttatatagtaacagcctgtaaatttcccactactgagtgAAACCTTCTCTCCAATGAGGGTTAGTTAAATTACACGTGGCaaattttcgttgaaattaaacacatgcagatttcctcacgatgtttcccttcaccgaacacaaaataaattataaacaaaagttaaGCACtaaaaaaattcagtggtgcttacctgctTTTAAACCAATTCAATAAGGGCAATTAGCGCAGTGGTacatatagtttaattatatttcatatatattatagtacaaGCGACCTacaggcttcgcacgggtgcaatactgaattaaatataccacagaaattgtttatttatgacatcaattagaaacttctgaaattatcagtgtttccttactatattttccatgtattgtatacaaaaacctctcgaatcacgttaactattaaaaaaagcgcatcaaaatcaaagatctaagcatacatagggacaaacagcggtaagcgactttgttttatactgtgtaatgaagtaaatatttattaattcttccAGATGTATATTCAGAGCCACAAATCAGAGTCGCGAGGAGTGTGAACGGGACAAAATCGTCGAAGCTGTAAATAGGCATTTATTGATGGAACAACAATGTTTTGGACAAAGTGTATTAACGGTGCTAGCTAATAAAGATTATCACGAATaatgatgattttatttaacactagCTGTGtcccttgtacgcgtttgaatttaacaaaaaaatatattatcgtagcctaagttactccttattatatcagttatctgtcagtgaaaatcccgtcaaaatcggtccagccgttccagagattagccttaaccgacagacagacgaacataaattgtaaaaaaaatgttattttgttgtttgtaccatgtatacatacatatgcattgaataaaaaagggctttttcattataacaaacagacactccaatttttttactaattaatgtAAAACCTCTAGAATATTCATAATAGGTTCATGAttcaaacaacaaaaaacaacaacagcctgtaaatttcccactgctgagttaagtccctttgaggagaaggtttggaacatattagaccacgctgttccaatgctggttccTCACCAACGTGTTTTgcttaccgccgagcacgagatgaattataaacacaaattaagcacatgaatattcagtggtgcttgcctgtggaacccgcaatcatcggttaaaatacacgagttctaaccactggaccatctcggctcattagtatatatgtaagcacgtaatgttattaattattatgttaaataattgataattcatctcatgatcGATATAAGAAACAAACTGCAACCCGCACGTACCGGATGTGATTCTGCCATGTATATCCACACCTTGGGACCAGACTGGTGGAACCATAAACCCCTATATCACCTACGTCAAGATATATATTTGGAAATCCAATTTTATTgcgtttctattaaaatttccatacccaatatttttattcactggcagttaaaataaatataaaatgtaaaataaaacgtttgatAACAATCGTTATAAATAACGAAAATGgattttttaaagcattttataCGTGCATGTAAGTATTGTTATAAATTCACTTGCAAATCAGCGAaaagttaaacatttttttttttaaatatattcgtcCATATTTACTAGCAGTTAAAACTCAGaacgcatttttaaatattgcatgTTGATAGCCTGGCTGACGGGcgatttgatggtaagtggtcaccacaatccatatacatatattgatgctatataattattacactaGCTGTGCTAGTGACTTAGTTTAGTgctaacaaaaaagttattgttcataattataaaaatagcctaagttactcgttTATACATCAGGTATCTGCCACAGAATctcccttcaaaatcggtccagtcgttccagagttTAGCTGGAACCAAAAGACAGATAGaaagacatttataaaaaatctaattttaaacattacggggtctaataagccccgtaccgcatgaatggaaaaaaaataaaatgatgccACTGCCAACGCATTAATTGCAATACAAATCGAAACTGTCCGTTTGTATATAGTTAATCAACCAGTCATGACGtaattgtcatatttttataagcacttAAATATTTCAGGTGTGTATTTTTCTGTACTGGTTAAGTTACTGAGCGGTTATCTTCTGTTCGCTGCAAATTTCGAAGATATCCACACGATAGCTAAAAAATTAACTGCGGATAAACGACCTTCAGTTTCAACCAGGAATAACCCCGCAAGCCCAGATAGTTACTACGAATACGAGGAAGATTACGAGAAATCGTATGAAACCAGACCGAAGACCGATAAtgagattaataaaaaacgCCAGAAGGCCACTTCGGACACGGATGCAGATCCTCAAATAGATTTCGAAGAATTAGTCGAGAGAGTCAAGAAGAGAATTGAGAAAGAACTTAAAGAGAAATATTTGAAGAATTTAAAACAAGAGAAAGAGAACAAAAGCGACGTTGATGATAATGAAACGGATACTCACAAGGAAAAATCAGATTTAGAAGATAAAAAAGAAACTACACAGAAGAAAGCAAAAGCAACAGAAGGAGAGGAAACATCACCAGATGATACAGAATTTATGGATGAGACTACAGATAAACCTCAGAAAATTGATTCGAATAAAACTCAAACACAAGAAGAAATTAGATACGAATACGCTGATGCAATGTTCGAAACTACACAAAcgacaaataaaagaaataaaaacaatcatacatataaagaaggttttatatccTCCTCACAAACTAAAAGCGATGATTTGacatataagaaaattatcATGGCTAAGAAAGATAGCTACGAAGATTACAAAATTCCTGAAAAGGAAGACAATATTTACTCGAGCTCagagaaaaaagaaagaaagaaatttgaaaataatcataaaagatTCAAAATCGAAAAGAACAGACAGCAGAAACGTCACAGCAATGATAGTAGCGAATCTGTGTCACGTCAAACTAAACCCAGCACGAAGAGAGTCAAAAGTCACGGCAAACTTAAATCTAGAACGAAAACAACGCCAAACGACGATTACAAGGATAAAA is part of the Vanessa cardui chromosome 30, ilVanCard2.1, whole genome shotgun sequence genome and encodes:
- the LOC124542241 gene encoding PBAN-type neuropeptides-like, encoding MSCFVDITFIFIVFLSCLHTISATDIIKDEELDKGAHSERGALWFGPRLGKRSLQFADEDNSQAILKLLEAADAVKYYYNQMPFEMQADAPQAKVTKKVIFTPKLGRTTDNQEKRFENVEFTPRLGRKLAEKMAATSDDESYYPESARMNLRPSYFSPRLGRNFNLSPKFPRELIYDVYSEPQIRVARSVNGTKSSKL
- the LOC124542122 gene encoding glutamic acid-rich protein-like; this translates as MDFLKHFIRACVYFSVLVKLLSGYLLFAANFEDIHTIAKKLTADKRPSVSTRNNPASPDSYYEYEEDYEKSYETRPKTDNEINKKRQKATSDTDADPQIDFEELVERVKKRIEKELKEKYLKNLKQEKENKSDVDDNETDTHKEKSDLEDKKETTQKKAKATEGEETSPDDTEFMDETTDKPQKIDSNKTQTQEEIRYEYADAIDDLTYKKIIMAKKDSYEDYKIPEKEDNIYSSSEKKERKKFENNHKRFKIEKNRQQKRHSNDSSESVSRQTKPSTKRVKSHGKLKSRTKTTPNDDYKDKTNSDEREGKTKKRDVDETSVTSAEITKRPKPGTMIPTRERFITVTPNYNANVPTLVEKYDFDEPLPERDRKREDRNYHGNPSAHPPLKQCG